The DNA window AGTTCAATCCGCACATGCGTGCAGTGGTCGCGATCAACGTCGACAGCGACATGATGGCGATCACGCGCGCGAATGGTGTCACGACCGCGATCACGGCGCCGAGCGGCGGTATGATCAGCGGCCAGGCCGCGTTGATCAACATGGCCGGCTGGACATGGGAGGACATGTCGGTCGAGCAGAGCGCGGCCTACGTGCTGAATTATCCGCGCCAGCCGAGCTTCCGCTTCGGCGGCGGCGGCTCCAATCCAGCCGCGGAGCGTTCCGCACGGGAGCGTGTGGAGGAGCAGGTGCGTGAGCTGAAGACGGTGCTGCGCACGGCACGCGCGTACGATCAGGCGCGGGCGGCCGGCTCGGAGCAGACGGACCTGATGTACGAGGCGCTGCGCCCGCTGGTGCGTGGCGATGTGCCCGCACTGATCTCCGCGGACACGGACGAGCAGATCCGTGAGGCCGTGGAGCTCGGGCGGGAGTTCGGCATCAGGGTGATCATCAATGGCGGCCAGGACGCGTGGAAGGTGCGCGAGCTGCTGGCCGAGAACGACGTGCCCGTCGTGCTCGGCTCGATCCAGTCCAACCCTGCGGCGGACGCGCCGTACGACGCGTTGTTCGCGCAGCCCGGCGTCCTGCATGAAGCGGGCGTCAAATTCGCGTTCTCGACCGGCGGCGCGGCCAACGCGCGGCACGTGCCCTACCATGCGGCGCTCGCGGTGGGGTACGGCCTGCCGAAGGACGCAGCCATGCGAGCACTCACGATCTGGCCCGCCGAGATGTTCGGCGCTGCCGACCAGATCGGCACCATCGAGGCGGGCAAGCTCGCGAACCTGTTCGTGGCGACGGGCGACCCGCTCGATATCCGGACGCAGGTGAGCGAGGTGTTCATCAAGGGCCGGCGCGTCCCCATGGACGACCGTCACAACCGGTTATACGAGAAGTACAACGCACGTCCCGAACGCCACTGAGTCGCGCGTGAAAGGATTTGTCGTTGCGGGTGCGCTGCTCGCGGCGGCCGCGGTAGCGGCTGGCGCGTTCGGCGCGCACGCACTGGCGGACCGCCTCTCCGCGGACCGGCTCGCGACGTGGGAGACTGCCGCGCGCTATCACCTCATCCACGCCGTTGCGCTGGTGCTGCTCGGCGCGTTGTCCGCGCGCTGGCCTGCGCCGCTGCTTTCAGTGTCTGCCTGGCTGTTCACGTTCGGGATCGCGGTGTTCGGCGGCACTGTATACGCCCTCGCACTCGGCGGTCCGCGCTGGCTCGGCGCCATCACGCCGCTCGGCGGGCTGGCACTGATCTCGGGATGGGTGGTGCTCGCGGTGGCCGTCGCGCGCAGCTGAACGTCCGCTCAACTACCGCGAAACGCAGTACAGATACTCGTAGACGTTGTTTGCACGATAACGCCGCGTCGCACTGTCGGAATCGGAGCGGTACCGGCGGTATTGCTGGCGGTAGCGCTT is part of the Longimicrobiales bacterium genome and encodes:
- a CDS encoding amidohydrolase family protein, whose translation is MRAAAFVLAAVAAAGPAGLAAQADPGQEGTFVIRGATVWTGTGQTLENTNVVIRDGRIEAVGPTATAQGATEIDGRGKFVYPGMIDAYTPLGLSEIGGIATMNLRSEMGEFNPHMRAVVAINVDSDMMAITRANGVTTAITAPSGGMISGQAALINMAGWTWEDMSVEQSAAYVLNYPRQPSFRFGGGGSNPAAERSARERVEEQVRELKTVLRTARAYDQARAAGSEQTDLMYEALRPLVRGDVPALISADTDEQIREAVELGREFGIRVIINGGQDAWKVRELLAENDVPVVLGSIQSNPAADAPYDALFAQPGVLHEAGVKFAFSTGGAANARHVPYHAALAVGYGLPKDAAMRALTIWPAEMFGAADQIGTIEAGKLANLFVATGDPLDIRTQVSEVFIKGRRVPMDDRHNRLYEKYNARPERH
- a CDS encoding DUF423 domain-containing protein, which codes for MKGFVVAGALLAAAAVAAGAFGAHALADRLSADRLATWETAARYHLIHAVALVLLGALSARWPAPLLSVSAWLFTFGIAVFGGTVYALALGGPRWLGAITPLGGLALISGWVVLAVAVARS